The sequence GAACCAGAACCGCCTGGCCCTGCCTGAGAGGACGCCCCCCCTCTTTCGACACAAACATCATGGCGCCTTTGAGCACGATAAAAAGCTGCTCGCCGTTTTCATGGACATGGGGGTCGCACCGTCCGGTTTTTTCCATACGGGTGTAGGACACTTTAAAGGCCTTGACGCCCAGGGATTCGTCCGCAAGCACCCGGCCGAGGAGATCATAATGCTGGGGCGGGACGCGTCCCGGAATATCATCAATGGTCATGAACTTCATGCTGAACCTCCATTAAAACGGTGACATGTTATAAGTGACGATTCACGAGTTACGGGTTACGAGTTACGGGTTACGAGTTACGGGTGACGGGTAACAAGTGACAAGTAACAAGGGATAAGCTGCGGCAGCCGACTGCCTTCTTTTCTTTGATCCTGCAACACGTAACCCGCCGACTTCTTCAGCCTTCAACCGATACCCCCGCTTTGATATTACACAACAGCGCCCGGAATTCCGGGAAGCCCGAAACCGGATCCACCGCCATGTCATCCGTCAGAGAGTTGGCGCTGCCGCCGGAGTCACGACTCCAGCCGCTCAAGATGGCCACCACGCCCGGGTGGATGCTTTCGGTCAGGTGGGCGGCGGCCTGAATGCTGCCGCGCGGTGATTCGAGGGTTACGGCCTGTCCGGTCCTGATGCCGAGACGGCGGGCCGTTTGGGTGTTTAATTCCACCAGCGGGTCCGGATATAAGTTTTTTAAACTTTCCAATTGCCGGAAGCGGGAATGGGTATAGCCCTTTGTTCTGGCGCCGGTCATGAGAACATAGGGGTATTGTTTTGCAAGATCCGGTCTGCTGACGGGACTTTCCACAGGTTCATGAAAGGTCGGAAGTGGATCATAACCCAGCCGGGCCATCTTTTCCGAATAGATTTCCACTTTTTTTGAATCGGTTTTAAAGCCGTCGCGCAGATAGGTTTGAAGTTCTCTTTGCCGGAAAAGGGTCCCGCCGGGCTGTTTATTCAGATCTTCCAGGGAAAACGGCGTGGGTTCCAACAATTCGGCATTGAGTTCATCAGCGGTCTTCCATGGAAAATATTTTGTATAGCCCATGCGCCGTCCGATTTCGCACAGGATCTTCCAGTCCTCCATACAGTCGCCCACCGGTTCGATGACTTTGTTGGACTTGGCGATGAGGGGGAGGCCATTATGGTCAAAGTACGTGTTTCGCAGGTCTTCGGTCTCCTGATCGCTTGCGGCCGGCAGAAAAATGTCGGCAATCCGGGCCGTATCGGTTATGAACAGGTCCTGAACCAGCAGAAAGTCCAGCGATTCAAAAGCCCTTTTGACTTTTTCGGAATTGGGCCAGTTGACGAGGGGATTGCCGCCGATGACCAGGACCGCCTTGATGGGATAGGGCTTCTGGGTAAGGATGGCATCCGTTAGCCGGGTGCCGGCCGTATGCTTGCGATTTTCGGTAAAGAGCGGAAATTCGGCTCCCAGGGGCGCTGTATTTTCGACCCGGTCCGGAAGGCCCATGCTTTTCAGCTTCAGACTCGGAAACGTCAGGTTGCCGCCGGAAATTTCAAGGTTGCCGCAAATGGCCATCAGGGTTGCGATTGCCCGCATGGTCTGGATGCCGTTGCTGCAATGTTCCAGGGCAACACCGACGGATATGCTGGCGGGCTTATGGGCTGCATACATCCGTGCCAGGGCGGTTACGGTTTCGGCCGGGACCCAGGTGATGTCCGCGACCTTTTGGGGAGTGAAATTCCGGACATGTTCAACCAGCTTGTCGAAACCGATCGTCCAATTATTTACGAAATCTTTATCATACAGGTCTTCACGGATAATGACATTCAGTAAACCAAGGGCCAGGGCACAGTCGGTGCCCGGGCGGATCCGGGCATGGATATCGGCTTTTTTCGCCAGGGGTGTTGCAACCGGGTCGATCACGATGAGCTTTGCGCCCCCGGCCAGGGAGGTCTTGACGCCCTGCCATTCCGGAGCGGAGCTGGTCTGGGGATTTTTACCCCACAGCAGCATGCATTTGTTGTCGGGGGAATAATCGGCATTGGGGAGAGAGCCCACTGTCAGTTTAAACGCCATGTCCCGGGCGGCAAAACAGGTCCAGGCGC comes from Desulfobacterales bacterium and encodes:
- a CDS encoding molybdopterin-dependent oxidoreductase — translated: MTAAQSGKKENTKIVKTLCNMCTNHCGIDVHLNSAGIEKITGMKEHPFHRPCPKALAIPEMIYAKERVTTPLRKVNGAFQEIGWEEAFSFVVDRLTAIRKKFGAGAVVPFAGNGLACRSTPQIVKRFAQAFGSPNFISGAWTCFAARDMAFKLTVGSLPNADYSPDNKCMLLWGKNPQTSSAPEWQGVKTSLAGGAKLIVIDPVATPLAKKADIHARIRPGTDCALALGLLNVIIREDLYDKDFVNNWTIGFDKLVEHVRNFTPQKVADITWVPAETVTALARMYAAHKPASISVGVALEHCSNGIQTMRAIATLMAICGNLEISGGNLTFPSLKLKSMGLPDRVENTAPLGAEFPLFTENRKHTAGTRLTDAILTQKPYPIKAVLVIGGNPLVNWPNSEKVKRAFESLDFLLVQDLFITDTARIADIFLPAASDQETEDLRNTYFDHNGLPLIAKSNKVIEPVGDCMEDWKILCEIGRRMGYTKYFPWKTADELNAELLEPTPFSLEDLNKQPGGTLFRQRELQTYLRDGFKTDSKKVEIYSEKMARLGYDPLPTFHEPVESPVSRPDLAKQYPYVLMTGARTKGYTHSRFRQLESLKNLYPDPLVELNTQTARRLGIRTGQAVTLESPRGSIQAAAHLTESIHPGVVAILSGWSRDSGGSANSLTDDMAVDPVSGFPEFRALLCNIKAGVSVEG
- a CDS encoding cupin domain-containing protein: MKFMTIDDIPGRVPPQHYDLLGRVLADESLGVKAFKVSYTRMEKTGRCDPHVHENGEQLFIVLKGAMMFVSKEGGRPLRQGQAVLVLRGEEHSNFNIADDTTEYITVTATS